From a region of the Drosophila virilis strain 15010-1051.87 chromosome 3, Dvir_AGI_RSII-ME, whole genome shotgun sequence genome:
- the LOC26531776 gene encoding prominin-like protein isoform X1, translating into MAKQSVKRRSKGYLSQAWMPRVIIIGFLLLTLAGWIMAEDGDDENYAGFTAFDRPNDYVQDDEADEAERAADDDNAAGGDAGGGGGDAGGGGAGGDPGAGGGGAAAGGGDAAAGGGDAAAGGADAAAGDGAAAPGESDFEINKEDVGTDWRYGFAGMGTTHEQMGQTHWSPVDYTEFESKVEYRKPEQYSKLGLDPVFNFTHYLFNRTMTDQPALPEGYLILKSTDTLLMGPKTEMNDWRDLLWMYWTYLLFVSFLIFLIIIVPFLAVCYCCFCCCRRCPRGCPPCTGARDARRRLLCGFLLLLLILLLLLGSIIALLANILIDKGFGETRELMKRSSDDTCRFLNDISAHINHLLGNNFEETVNHLTDMVNTAPNHIFLDLGDTSEANAVEEMERIFDNMPKALRLMMDVNVLEKELRFLTCQLRDGVRGVRREATQACLLSNNLRCNKFIRYSSIQYMDSTTCLHIDQLPDSTLYVEGMKKLINAKLSMVAKNALLRLQDVKNAISKQLEKVGPPLITSLNKGRDVFMFEANKIRNLIERIVSDIHFNTLRSSKSFEGLYEKFAVDRSRINLAICILLILIVILLIVALILGCFLSKGLAALLLFCVMILIFCVFSFFVLVGLFYFMLGMVAFHGACAPLKDSANIFRHVASAVDLNRFVPKDIDYLGGPQPVQVSNALKGCQIHQTIFNVLSDSNEYDITDLTRISILDDPDDTVNEVEEDFSKVVLFTMAEKKLLIDHISGNLSSYHSILYIQNLCKTLTPHTLPYVANEIRDICKDLYSGFYGGHYFVRVALTNCALSLEAYNKEWVGKIQGLQDSIRQKLRKIDELILYNNNNFGESLHVLLSTIMRSEAFIQSRGKKYISELTRNLTSYCAEQIDLYIDMVISKCSTEVGECKPLAYTYYRGVEMICYRLVDPINAFWVGLLMCCMLFIPLLFVIHRLMCLYKVYEPYHSPRHNTTGAGDMAGAGAVAGSAAVVGSNRPYSTPSCPICTGAPYTVPPIVTCGGGQQGSCPCPGGGENRSPGGMSGSIVVSLPENMPNESYVGSDAAIFQCNKQKND; encoded by the exons ATGGCAAAGCAATCAGTTAAGCGAAGATCGAAGGGCTATCTAAGTCAGGCATGGATGCCTCGAGTGATTATTATCGGATTTTTGCTGCTCACGTTGGCAGGTTGGATCATGGCCGAAGACGGGGATGATGAAAATTACGCTGGATTTACGGCTTTTGATCGGCCCAATGATTATGTCCAAGATGACGAGGCCGACGAGGCTGAAAGAGCCGCAGATGATGATAATGCCGCCGGTGGAGATGCCGGCGGTGGAGGCGGTGACGCTGGTGGTGGCGGTGCAGGGGGTGATCCCGGAGCGGGTGGTGGGGGTGCCGCAGCAGGGGGCGGAGATGCTGCCGCTGGTGGAGGAGATGCTGCAGCGGGTGGTGCAGATGCTGCAGCTGGGGAtggagcagctgctcctgGCGAGAGCGATTTTGAAATTAATAAGGAAGATGTCGGCACCGATTGGCGTTATGGTTTCGCGGGCATGGGCACAACCCACGAACAGATGGGCCAAACCCATTGGTCGCCCGTGGATTACACCGAGTTTGAATCAAAGGTTGAATATAGAAAGCCCGAACAGTATTCCAAACTGGGCCTCGATCCCGTCTTCAACTTCACCCACTATTTGTTCAACAGGACGATGACCGATCAGCCCGCTTTGCCGGAGG GCTATCTTATTTTGAAGTCGACGGATACTCTGCTGATGGGCCCCAAAACGGAGATGAACGATTGGCGCGACCTGCTCTGGATGTACTGGACGTATCTCCTATTTGTTTCCTTTCTCATCTTTCTGATCATTATCGTGCCCTTCCTTGC ggtttgttattgttgcttctgttgctgTCGACGTTGCCCGAGAGGTTGTCCGCCTTGCACTGGAGCTCGAGATGCCCGTCGTCGGCTTTTATGTGGATTTCTGCTCTTGTTGCTTatccttttgctttt GCTTGGCAGTATTATTGCCTTGCTCGCCAACATATTGATCGACAAGGGATTCGGTGAAACGAGGGAATTGATGAAACGCAGCTCTGATGATACCTGCCGCTTCCTAAACGATATCTCGGCTCACATCAACCATCTGCTTGGCAACAATTTCGAAGAGACCGTCAATCATTTGACCGACATGGTCAACA CTGCACCCAATCACATTTTCTTGGATCTGGGCGATACTTCTGAGGCCAATGCAGTGGAAGAGATGGAGCGCATTTTCGATAATATGCCCAAAGCCCTGAGACTTATGATGGATGTGAATGTCCTCGAGAAGGAGTTACGCTTTCTAACCTGCCAGCTGCGAGATG GAGTTCGCGGCGTTAGGCGAGAAGCCACCCAGGCGTGCCTCTTGTCCAACAATTTGAGatgcaacaaatttataaGATACTCATCAATTCAGTATATGGATAGCACGACCTGCTTGCACATAGATCAG TTGCCCGATTCGACCTTATATGTGGAGGGAATGAAGAAACTAATCAATGCGAAGCTATCTATGGTAGCCAAGAACGCCTTACTGCGACTGCAGGATGTTAAAAACGCGATAAGCAAGCAGTTGGAGAAGGTGGGACCGCCACTTATAACCAGTCTGAACAAGGGCCGTGATGTGTTCATGTTTGAAGCGAACAAGATACGCAACCTAATCGAACGCATTGTCAGCGATATACATTTCAATACACTTAGATCCTCCAAATCATTTGAGGGTCTCTACGAAAAGTTTGCAGTCGATCGCTCCCGAATCAACCTTGCCATCTGCATCCTACTCATTTTG ATTGTGATCCTTCTGATTGTTGCTTTGATATTGGGCTGCTTTTTAAGCAAGGGCCTGGCAGCCTTGCTATTGTTTTG CGTCATGATCTTGATATTCTGCGTGTTCTCGTTTTTTGTGTTGGTTGGGCTTTTCTACTTTATGCTCGGAATGGTGGCCTTTCATGGTGCCTGTGCACCGCTCAAGGACTCGGCGAATATATTCCGTCATGTGGCTAGTGCGGTCGATCTCAACCGATTTGTGCCAAAGGATATCGACTATCTGGGCGGGCCACAGCCGGTGCAGGTCTCGAATGCACTCAAAGGCTGTCAAATCCATCAGACCATATTCAATGTGCTCTCCGACAGCAATGAATATGATATTACGGATTTGACGCGCATCAGCATATTGGATGACCCCGATGATACAGTAAATGAAGTGGAAGAGGACTTCTCCAAAGTTGTCCTGTTTACGATGGCGGAAAAGAAACTCTTAATTGATCATATATCTGGGAATTTATCGTCGTACCACAGCATTCTCTATATTCAGAACTTGTGCAAAACCCTAACGCCGCACACGTTGCCCTATGTGGCCAACGAAATACGGGATATATGCAAGGATCTCTATTCGGGCTTTTATGGGGGCCATTATTTTGTTCGCGTGGCCCTGACCAACTGTGCCCTGAGTCTGGAAGCTTACAATAAGGAATGGGTTGGCAAGATCCAAGGTCTTCAAGATTCCATCAGGCAGAAGTTACGCAAAATTGATGAACTCATCTtgtacaataataataattttggcGAATCTCTGCATGTGCTGCTTTCCACGATAATGCGATCGGAAGCATTTATACAGTCGCGCGGCAAAAAGTATATAAGTGAACTCACGCGGAATCTGACCTCATATTGTGCCGAACAGATCGATCTGTACATTGATATGGTTATATCCAAGTGTTCCACAGAAGTCGGCGAATGCAAGCCGCTCGCCTACACATATTATCGCGGTGTTGAGATGATTTGCTATCGTCTAGTTGACCCGATT AATGCATTTTGGGTTGGCCTCTTGATGTGCTGTATGCTCTTTATACCCCTCTTGTTTGTTATCCATCGTTTAATGTGCCTGTACAAGGTGTACGAGCCGTATCACAGTCCACGTCACAACACAACGGGGGCAGGAGACATGGCCGGTGCTGGTGCCGTGGCCGGATCCGCGGCCGTGGTTGGATCCAA TAGACCTTATTCGACGCCCTCGTGTCCAATTTGCACGGGTGCACCATATACTGTGCCCCCAATTGTTACCTGTGGCGGTGGCCAGCAGGGCTCTTGCCCATGCCCAGGTGGTGGTGAGAACCGCTCTCCTGGCGGAATGAGCGGAAGCATTGTTGTATCTCTGCCTGAGAATATGCCGAATGAAAGTTATGTGGGGAGCGATGCGGCTATTTTTCAatgcaataaacaaaagaatgACTAA
- the LOC26531776 gene encoding prominin-like protein isoform X2, with protein MAKQSVKRRSKGYLSQAWMPRVIIIGFLLLTLAGWIMAEDGDDENYAGFTAFDRPNDYVQDDEADEAERAADDDNAAGGDAGGGGGDAGGGGAGGDPGAGGGGAAAGGGDAAAGGGDAAAGGADAAAGDGAAAPGESDFEINKEDVGTDWRYGFAGMGTTHEQMGQTHWSPVDYTEFESKVEYRKPEQYSKLGLDPVFNFTHYLFNRTMTDQPALPEGYLILKSTDTLLMGPKTEMNDWRDLLWMYWTYLLFVSFLIFLIIIVPFLAVCYCCFCCCRRCPRGCPPCTGARDARRRLLCGFLLLLLILLLLLGSIIALLANILIDKGFGETRELMKRSSDDTCRFLNDISAHINHLLGNNFEETVNHLTDMVNTAPNHIFLDLGDTSEANAVEEMERIFDNMPKALRLMMDVNVLEKELRFLTCQLRDGVRGVRREATQACLLSNNLRCNKFIRYSSIQYMDSTTCLHIDQLPDSTLYVEGMKKLINAKLSMVAKNALLRLQDVKNAISKQLEKVGPPLITSLNKGRDVFMFEANKIRNLIERIVSDIHFNTLRSSKSFEGLYEKFAVDRSRINLAICILLILIVILLIVALILGCFLSKGLAALLLFCVMILIFCVFSFFVLVGLFYFMLGMVAFHGACAPLKDSANIFRHVASAVDLNRFVPKDIDYLGGPQPVQVSNALKGCQIHQTIFNVLSDSNEYDITDLTRISILDDPDDTVNEVEEDFSKVVLFTMAEKKLLIDHISGNLSSYHSILYIQNLCKTLTPHTLPYVANEIRDICKDLYSGFYGGHYFVRVALTNCALSLEAYNKEWVGKIQGLQDSIRQKLRKIDELILYNNNNFGESLHVLLSTIMRSEAFIQSRGKKYISELTRNLTSYCAEQIDLYIDMVISKCSTEVGECKPLAYTYYRGVEMICYRLVDPINAFWVGLLMCCMLFIPLLFVIHRLMCLYKVYEPYHSPRHNTTGAGDMAGAGAVAGSAAVVGSKPYSTPSCPICTGAPYTVPPIVTCGGGQQGSCPCPGGGENRSPGGMSGSIVVSLPENMPNESYVGSDAAIFQCNKQKND; from the exons ATGGCAAAGCAATCAGTTAAGCGAAGATCGAAGGGCTATCTAAGTCAGGCATGGATGCCTCGAGTGATTATTATCGGATTTTTGCTGCTCACGTTGGCAGGTTGGATCATGGCCGAAGACGGGGATGATGAAAATTACGCTGGATTTACGGCTTTTGATCGGCCCAATGATTATGTCCAAGATGACGAGGCCGACGAGGCTGAAAGAGCCGCAGATGATGATAATGCCGCCGGTGGAGATGCCGGCGGTGGAGGCGGTGACGCTGGTGGTGGCGGTGCAGGGGGTGATCCCGGAGCGGGTGGTGGGGGTGCCGCAGCAGGGGGCGGAGATGCTGCCGCTGGTGGAGGAGATGCTGCAGCGGGTGGTGCAGATGCTGCAGCTGGGGAtggagcagctgctcctgGCGAGAGCGATTTTGAAATTAATAAGGAAGATGTCGGCACCGATTGGCGTTATGGTTTCGCGGGCATGGGCACAACCCACGAACAGATGGGCCAAACCCATTGGTCGCCCGTGGATTACACCGAGTTTGAATCAAAGGTTGAATATAGAAAGCCCGAACAGTATTCCAAACTGGGCCTCGATCCCGTCTTCAACTTCACCCACTATTTGTTCAACAGGACGATGACCGATCAGCCCGCTTTGCCGGAGG GCTATCTTATTTTGAAGTCGACGGATACTCTGCTGATGGGCCCCAAAACGGAGATGAACGATTGGCGCGACCTGCTCTGGATGTACTGGACGTATCTCCTATTTGTTTCCTTTCTCATCTTTCTGATCATTATCGTGCCCTTCCTTGC ggtttgttattgttgcttctgttgctgTCGACGTTGCCCGAGAGGTTGTCCGCCTTGCACTGGAGCTCGAGATGCCCGTCGTCGGCTTTTATGTGGATTTCTGCTCTTGTTGCTTatccttttgctttt GCTTGGCAGTATTATTGCCTTGCTCGCCAACATATTGATCGACAAGGGATTCGGTGAAACGAGGGAATTGATGAAACGCAGCTCTGATGATACCTGCCGCTTCCTAAACGATATCTCGGCTCACATCAACCATCTGCTTGGCAACAATTTCGAAGAGACCGTCAATCATTTGACCGACATGGTCAACA CTGCACCCAATCACATTTTCTTGGATCTGGGCGATACTTCTGAGGCCAATGCAGTGGAAGAGATGGAGCGCATTTTCGATAATATGCCCAAAGCCCTGAGACTTATGATGGATGTGAATGTCCTCGAGAAGGAGTTACGCTTTCTAACCTGCCAGCTGCGAGATG GAGTTCGCGGCGTTAGGCGAGAAGCCACCCAGGCGTGCCTCTTGTCCAACAATTTGAGatgcaacaaatttataaGATACTCATCAATTCAGTATATGGATAGCACGACCTGCTTGCACATAGATCAG TTGCCCGATTCGACCTTATATGTGGAGGGAATGAAGAAACTAATCAATGCGAAGCTATCTATGGTAGCCAAGAACGCCTTACTGCGACTGCAGGATGTTAAAAACGCGATAAGCAAGCAGTTGGAGAAGGTGGGACCGCCACTTATAACCAGTCTGAACAAGGGCCGTGATGTGTTCATGTTTGAAGCGAACAAGATACGCAACCTAATCGAACGCATTGTCAGCGATATACATTTCAATACACTTAGATCCTCCAAATCATTTGAGGGTCTCTACGAAAAGTTTGCAGTCGATCGCTCCCGAATCAACCTTGCCATCTGCATCCTACTCATTTTG ATTGTGATCCTTCTGATTGTTGCTTTGATATTGGGCTGCTTTTTAAGCAAGGGCCTGGCAGCCTTGCTATTGTTTTG CGTCATGATCTTGATATTCTGCGTGTTCTCGTTTTTTGTGTTGGTTGGGCTTTTCTACTTTATGCTCGGAATGGTGGCCTTTCATGGTGCCTGTGCACCGCTCAAGGACTCGGCGAATATATTCCGTCATGTGGCTAGTGCGGTCGATCTCAACCGATTTGTGCCAAAGGATATCGACTATCTGGGCGGGCCACAGCCGGTGCAGGTCTCGAATGCACTCAAAGGCTGTCAAATCCATCAGACCATATTCAATGTGCTCTCCGACAGCAATGAATATGATATTACGGATTTGACGCGCATCAGCATATTGGATGACCCCGATGATACAGTAAATGAAGTGGAAGAGGACTTCTCCAAAGTTGTCCTGTTTACGATGGCGGAAAAGAAACTCTTAATTGATCATATATCTGGGAATTTATCGTCGTACCACAGCATTCTCTATATTCAGAACTTGTGCAAAACCCTAACGCCGCACACGTTGCCCTATGTGGCCAACGAAATACGGGATATATGCAAGGATCTCTATTCGGGCTTTTATGGGGGCCATTATTTTGTTCGCGTGGCCCTGACCAACTGTGCCCTGAGTCTGGAAGCTTACAATAAGGAATGGGTTGGCAAGATCCAAGGTCTTCAAGATTCCATCAGGCAGAAGTTACGCAAAATTGATGAACTCATCTtgtacaataataataattttggcGAATCTCTGCATGTGCTGCTTTCCACGATAATGCGATCGGAAGCATTTATACAGTCGCGCGGCAAAAAGTATATAAGTGAACTCACGCGGAATCTGACCTCATATTGTGCCGAACAGATCGATCTGTACATTGATATGGTTATATCCAAGTGTTCCACAGAAGTCGGCGAATGCAAGCCGCTCGCCTACACATATTATCGCGGTGTTGAGATGATTTGCTATCGTCTAGTTGACCCGATT AATGCATTTTGGGTTGGCCTCTTGATGTGCTGTATGCTCTTTATACCCCTCTTGTTTGTTATCCATCGTTTAATGTGCCTGTACAAGGTGTACGAGCCGTATCACAGTCCACGTCACAACACAACGGGGGCAGGAGACATGGCCGGTGCTGGTGCCGTGGCCGGATCCGCGGCCGTGGTTGGATCCAA ACCTTATTCGACGCCCTCGTGTCCAATTTGCACGGGTGCACCATATACTGTGCCCCCAATTGTTACCTGTGGCGGTGGCCAGCAGGGCTCTTGCCCATGCCCAGGTGGTGGTGAGAACCGCTCTCCTGGCGGAATGAGCGGAAGCATTGTTGTATCTCTGCCTGAGAATATGCCGAATGAAAGTTATGTGGGGAGCGATGCGGCTATTTTTCAatgcaataaacaaaagaatgACTAA
- the LOC6623137 gene encoding prominin-like protein: MAVEARPRRYSIGYTKLSRYAKVVAIVSCLVLFALIGPGAGEEWHDTNEGHGTTHEQLGQQHYPSADLTVYKSKIRYTIELNRTSWNIKPAFNLSQFFFDHTITDTPSLPRGYLAVKNGDTLVMGPKVVDNDWSDLLGQYFLLILWVIILVVLIILIPFLAVCYCCFCCCRRCKRGCGPCDEANDKRRALICAVILALLLVFILLGAIIGYTSNRGLDRGLAETASTVRRGNEDTCRFLEDVNAHIHHIFVYNYEELEAHLTDMLNNAHHHIFLDLADTSESNAIEHLDRIFDNMKEARALMKQVVALDKDLRFYSTQLRDGVRGAKRDVNYACSNLISNNKCKQFLRNSELEFVDTSSCLHLDNMPNTTLFLEGIEQIIKDDVAIIPKKALERFQDIASKIETAMNQVIPPLLHDINQGREKFRIQAANIHRTIESVISDIHMRTLRSTESFEDVYEKFGKSRSYINALVCIFLLVIVILMAVGLICGCTRSKPTGATCLLMGIILIFAVFSFLVLIGLFYFMVGLVTYQGACAPLRDLDKNALFRELDAVIDLNRIIRARDEGRTSEVEETGEELHMSKAIKACNQNQSIFDLLKHNNIYRVEDLTSISIMSESKEEDKKESIFEEDLSTVYLLTSDERIKLEKAHTGNLSGYHSVLYVENMCQALTPSLPTISAALRKLQDDLYYNSRWDSYTRYGRIALLNEAYHFDMYNYEWTDKILKIMGKMKQKLLKIDDLILYENRNFTNSITVLANAVIRAENFLKGRGSHFINSLGQNLTDVVNEQVDEFIRGIMDECSRKVGRCAPLSYIYYRGVDLVCYRLVDPINGFWMGILPAALLLLPLLYVAHKLMCLWKRMHAYAVAVVVVPEPQIGGCPTCTGAPYMPPPIITCTGGKQTYCPCERPGGGGAVIDLETKESTTSTEEAETAVEARSKPLPNSRPVSPKPDQESPAVKRKKD, encoded by the exons ATGGCTGTCGAGGCGCGGCCACGTCGCTATTCAATTGGTTATACTAAATTAAGTCGATATGCTAAAGTAGTTGCTATCGTTAGCTGCCTGGTGCTGTTCGCGCTGATCGGACCGGGGGCTGGCGAGGAATGGCACGATACGAATGAGGGGCATGGCACGACGCACGAACAGCTGGGACAGCAGCATTATCCATCAGCTGATCTGACGGTCTACAAGTCGAAAATTCGTTACACTATCGAATTGAATCGCACCAGTTGGAACATCAAGCCCGCGTTCAATCTCTCGCAATTCTTCTTCGATCACACCATCACCGACACGCCCTCCTTGCCGCGCG GCTATCTTGCGGTGAAAAATGGCGATACCCTGGTGATGGGTCCCAAGGTTGTCGACAACGACTGGAGCGATCTATTGGGACAATACTTTTTGCTCATACTCTGGGTCATAATCTTAGTAGTTCTCATAATACTGATTCCATTCCTCGC CGTGTGCtattgttgcttctgctgctgtcgccgtTGTAAACGCGGATGTGGTCCCTGCGATGAGGCGAACGACAAGAGAAGGGCTCTGATTTGTGCTGTGATCCTGGCGCTGTTGCTCGTATTCATTTT GCTTGGCGCCATCATTGGCTACACGTCGAATCGGGGGCTGGACCGCGGCCTGGCTGAGACGGCGTCCACGGTGCGTCGTGGCAACGAGGACACCTGCCGCTTTCTGGAGGATGTTAACGCGCACATTCACCACATTTTCGTCTACAACTATGAGGAGCTGGAGGCCCATCTGACCGACATGCTAAACA ATGCCCATCATCACATATTCTTGGACTTGGCGGATACCTCCGAGAGCAATGCCATCGAGCATTTGGACCGCATTTTCGATAATATGAAAGAGGCCAGAGCTCTAATGAAGCAGGTGGTAGCGTTGGACAAGGACCTGCGCTTCTATTCGACACAGCTACGCGATG GTGTGCGAGGCGCCAAGCGAGACGTGAACTACGCCTGTTCCAATTTGATAAGCAATAACAAGTGTAAACAATTCTTAAGAAATTCGGAATTGGAATTCGTTGATACTTCGAGTTGCCTGCACTTGGATAAT ATGCCGAACACGACGCTGTTTCTGGAGGGCATTGAGCAGATCATCAAGGACGACGTCGCGATAATACCGAAAAAGGCGCTGGAGCGCTTTCAGGATATTGCCAGCAAAATCGAGACGGCCATGAATCAAGTGATTCCCCCGCTACTTCACGACATCAACCAGGGCCGCGAGAAGTTCCGCATCCAAGCCGCAAATATACACAGGACGATCGAGTCCGTGATCAGCGACATCCACATGCGAACTCTTCGCTCCACGGAGTCCTTTGAGGATGTCTACGAAAAGTTCGGCAAGAGCCGCAGCTATATTAACGCACTCGTCTGCATATTTTTGCTTGTG ATTGTGATCCTAATGGCCGTTGGCCTGATTTGTGGCTGCACGCGCAGCAAACCAACGGGAGCCACATGCTTGTTGAT gGGCATCATCTTGATATTCGCCGTATTCTCATTTCTTGTGCTGATCGGGCTATTCTATTTCATGGTGGGCCTGGTGACATATCAGGGCGCCTGTGCGCCTCTGCGGGATCTCGATAAGAATGCGCTGTTCCGGGAACTGGACGCGGTCATCGATCTCAATCGCATAATTCGGGCCAGGGATGAGGGGCGAACGAGCGAAGTTGAGGAAACTGGCGAAGAGCTGCACATGTCGAAGGCAATCAAGGCGTGCAAccaaaatcaatcaatattCGATCTGCTCAAgcataacaatatttataggGTTGAGGATTTAACAAGCATATCCATTATGAGCGAAAGCAAGGAAGAAGATAAAAAGGAGTCAATATTCGAAGAGGATCTGTCCACTGTTTATCTGCTAACCTCAGACGAAAGAATCAAATTGGAGAAGGCGCACACCGGCAACCTTTCCGGTTACCACAGCGTCTTGTATGTGGAGAATATGTGCCAGGCTCTGACTCCGAGCTTGCCCACAATATCAGCCGCTCTGAGAAAGTTACAGGACGATCTCTACTACAATAGTAGATGGGATTCATACACTCGATATGGCCGGATTGCCTTGCTAAACGAAGCCTACCATTTCGATATGTACAACTACGAATGGACCGATAAGATACTGAAAATCATGGGCAAGATGAAGCAGAAACTCTTGAAGATTGACGATCTCATATTGTACGAGAATCGCAATTTTACCAACTCAATAACTGTGCTGGCCAATGCTGTCATACGTGccgaaaactttttaaaaggTCGCGGCAGTCATTTCATCAATTCCCTCGGACAGAATCTGACCGATGTGGTCAACGAGCAGGTTGATGAATTTATACGCGGCATTATGGACGAGTGCAGCAGGAAAGTTGGCCGCTGTGCCCCACTCTCCTACATTTATTATCGTGGTGTGGATCTGGTCTGTTACCGCCTGGTCGATCCCATT AATGGTTTCTGGATGGGTATACTGCCCGCTgccctgctcctgctgcctCTCCTGTATGTAGCTCATAAGTTAATGTGCTTGTGGAAGAGAATGCACGCCTATGCGGTCGCCGTAGTCGTTGTGCCCGAGCCCCAAATCGGAGG CTGCCCAACATGTACGGGTGCACCCTATATGCCGCCGCCAATCATCACCTGCACCGGCGGGAAACAAACCTATTGCCCCTGCGAACGTCCCGGTGGTGGCGGTGCTGTTATCGATCTGGAGACCAAGGAGTCCACCACCAGCACAGAAGAGGCGGAGACAGCGGTTGAGGCCCGGTCGAAGCCATTGCCGAATAGCCGTCCCGTTTCACCGAAGCCAGATCAAGAGTCGCCGGCAGTTAAACGGAAGAAGGATTAG